The segment CAATGCCACATCCCTGCAACAATCGGAGAGGGCCATGCGTGAATATCTGGGAATCACCTGGAGCCGTCTCAGAGGGAAAGCCTGACCTCATCTGGAAATCCGGACAAAGCAATTCCGGTTCTCCGCGCGCTCCACTTGAATGTCGACATCGAGGAATTTCCGGATCACCTCTATGTTGGTGGTAGAATGTCTACTCAATGGAAGTGTTACAAAGGCTCCCGAGCCGGCCATTGCAAAGGGAAGGAGGAGCTGATCAGCCAGGTGAGAACCGACCGGCACTCCGGCCTTGAGATACTTCGTGGTTTCCTCCAGCGCCCGCCCGGCAACAGCTTCTGCGAGAACACCTTTCTCTCCAAACGAAGTAAATACTTCCGTTATGTTCTCCGATTCCAGTTCGGTCATCAGAATGTTTCCTGGTCCAGGGCAGTCCTTCACTTCTATCAATTCAAAAGATTCCGAAGGCCAGGAAAGCGTTTTTTGTAACGTTGCCAGTTCTCTCTCCGCTATGTGTTTTGGCAAACTCGCCACGATCGCCCGCGCTCTTCTGTTTAAAATTGCACCGCGATCGACCAGGTCTATTGGGGTAAGCTTTGAGGCTGGCTTTACTTTTACATTCGCTTTTCCGCCTCCTGCCGGATAAAAACCATAGCAATCCAATCTCGTTTCGGTAACAACTCCCATCCGGTGAAGAACAGGCAGAAACGCTTTTTGCAGAAAA is part of the bacterium genome and harbors:
- the rtcA gene encoding RNA 3'-terminal phosphate cyclase, encoding MSDWIVIDGSMGEGGGQIVRSALALSLVTGKPCRIEKIRAGRKKPGLLRQHLTALQASAKIGGAKVTGDSIGSNQITFEPTRIAGGDYHFAVGTAGSTTLVLQTILPALVIADSESTLTLEGGTHNPLAPTFDFLQKAFLPVLHRMGVVTETRLDCYGFYPAGGGKANVKVKPASKLTPIDLVDRGAILNRRARAIVASLPKHIAERELATLQKTLSWPSESFELIEVKDCPGPGNILMTELESENITEVFTSFGEKGVLAEAVAGRALEETTKYLKAGVPVGSHLADQLLLPFAMAGSGAFVTLPLSRHSTTNIEVIRKFLDVDIQVERAENRNCFVRISR